Proteins encoded by one window of Kribbella italica:
- a CDS encoding APC family permease — MSESTSAATTEAAPDRPELKRVMGPGLLLLFVVGDILGTGVYALTGKVAGEVGGAVWLPFLCAFIVAMLTATSYLELVTKYPKAGGAAVYTHKAFGIHFLTFLLTFAVMCSGLTSASSASKAFAANFFSAVKLDPDRGSLLMITALAFMALIALVNLRGVGESVKANVVLTCVELTGLLIVIGVGVWAIAGGDGDTSRLTEFRTPEGDNAFGAVTAATALAFFAMVGFEDSVNMAEETKDPVKIFPKIMLIGLSVTGVIYVLVAISAVTLVSPEDLNKGSTPLLKVIEAGAPNFPLQLFAWITMFAVANSALINMLMASRLLYGMSHEKVLPGPLGRVLHKRRTPWVAILFTTLLAFFLIGYADLTALGGTTALLLLCVFAVVNVAVLVLRRDPVEHKHFKAPTALPVLGVILCVYLASPLSGRAGNDYKIAGWLMVVGIGLWALTWLLNKYVFHRKSDFDPSHIDPSGPVN; from the coding sequence ATGAGCGAGAGCACCAGCGCGGCAACGACGGAGGCCGCGCCGGACCGTCCGGAACTGAAGCGGGTGATGGGACCCGGGCTGCTGCTGCTGTTCGTGGTCGGCGACATCCTCGGTACCGGGGTGTACGCGCTGACCGGCAAGGTCGCGGGTGAGGTCGGCGGCGCGGTCTGGCTGCCGTTCCTGTGCGCGTTCATCGTCGCGATGCTGACGGCAACGAGCTATCTGGAGCTGGTGACCAAGTACCCGAAGGCCGGTGGCGCCGCGGTCTACACGCACAAGGCGTTCGGCATCCACTTCCTCACCTTCCTGCTCACCTTCGCGGTGATGTGCTCCGGGCTGACCTCGGCCTCGAGCGCGTCGAAGGCGTTCGCGGCGAACTTCTTCTCCGCGGTCAAGCTCGACCCCGATCGCGGCTCGCTGCTGATGATCACCGCGCTGGCGTTCATGGCGTTGATTGCCCTGGTCAACCTTCGCGGGGTCGGCGAGAGCGTCAAGGCGAACGTCGTCCTGACCTGTGTCGAGCTGACCGGTCTGCTGATCGTGATCGGCGTCGGCGTGTGGGCGATCGCCGGCGGTGACGGCGACACCTCGCGGCTGACCGAGTTCCGCACCCCCGAGGGCGACAACGCGTTCGGCGCGGTGACGGCGGCGACCGCGCTGGCGTTCTTCGCGATGGTCGGCTTCGAGGACTCGGTGAACATGGCCGAGGAGACCAAGGACCCGGTCAAGATCTTCCCGAAGATCATGCTGATCGGCCTGTCGGTGACCGGTGTGATCTACGTGCTGGTCGCGATCTCCGCGGTCACGCTGGTCTCGCCGGAGGACCTGAACAAGGGCTCGACCCCGCTGCTGAAGGTGATCGAGGCCGGCGCGCCGAACTTCCCGCTGCAGTTGTTCGCCTGGATCACGATGTTCGCGGTCGCCAACTCCGCGCTGATCAACATGCTGATGGCCAGCCGCCTGCTGTACGGGATGTCGCACGAGAAGGTCCTGCCCGGACCGCTCGGCCGGGTGCTGCACAAGCGCCGTACGCCGTGGGTGGCGATCCTGTTCACCACGCTGCTCGCGTTCTTCCTGATCGGGTACGCCGACCTGACCGCCCTCGGCGGGACGACGGCCTTGCTGCTGCTGTGCGTGTTCGCGGTCGTCAACGTCGCTGTCCTGGTGCTGCGCCGTGACCCGGTCGAGCACAAGCACTTCAAGGCGCCGACCGCGCTGCCGGTCCTCGGTGTGATCCTGTGCGTCTACCTGGCCAGCCCGCTGTCGGGCCGCGCCGGCAACGACTACAAGATCGCCGGCTGGCTGATGGTCGTCGGCATCGGCCTGTGGGCGCTGACGTGGCTGCTGAACAAGTACGTCTTCCACCGGAAGTCGGACTTCGACCCCAGCCACATCGACCCCAGCGGCCCGGTCAACTGA
- a CDS encoding DUF389 domain-containing protein — translation MHLRLIVPPDRTTRVLDTLVADPRVTSIVTLPGAARRPAGDVVECDVTREATSDVLTWLKKQGLYDDGSVAVTEVGATPSHNARATEKAAPGAPDDAVIWDAVVDQAYNEASGSWAYYAFLTLATMIAAVAVVTDSSILVVGAMVVGPEFGVVAALAVGIALGRGNLALGSLRMLAQGFVLAIVLTMLMALLARAAGWIDTADVEAARPLTGFIWRPDRWSAVVAVLAGCAGVLSQTAGRSNALVGVFISVTTVPAAGDLALSTALWAPGQIGGAAAQLGINLAGMTAAGVVTLVLQRTIWREYLRRKGAGRGVEA, via the coding sequence ATGCATCTTCGTCTCATCGTCCCACCGGATCGCACCACGCGCGTCCTGGACACGCTCGTCGCCGACCCACGGGTGACCAGCATCGTCACCCTGCCCGGCGCCGCGCGCCGGCCGGCCGGTGACGTCGTCGAGTGCGACGTGACCCGCGAGGCCACCTCGGACGTCCTGACCTGGTTGAAGAAGCAAGGACTGTACGACGACGGCTCGGTCGCCGTGACCGAGGTCGGAGCGACGCCGTCCCACAACGCGCGGGCCACCGAGAAGGCCGCACCGGGTGCACCGGACGACGCGGTGATCTGGGACGCGGTCGTCGACCAGGCCTACAACGAGGCGTCCGGCTCGTGGGCCTACTACGCGTTCCTCACCCTGGCCACGATGATCGCGGCCGTTGCCGTCGTCACCGACTCGTCGATCCTGGTGGTCGGCGCGATGGTCGTGGGGCCCGAGTTCGGCGTCGTCGCGGCGCTGGCGGTCGGGATCGCGCTGGGCCGGGGCAATCTCGCGCTCGGGTCGCTGCGGATGCTCGCGCAGGGGTTCGTGCTGGCGATCGTGCTGACGATGCTGATGGCGTTGCTCGCTCGCGCGGCCGGCTGGATCGACACCGCCGACGTCGAGGCCGCACGGCCGCTGACCGGGTTCATCTGGCGACCGGATCGCTGGTCGGCGGTGGTCGCCGTACTGGCCGGGTGTGCCGGGGTGCTGTCGCAGACCGCCGGCCGGTCGAACGCGCTGGTCGGGGTGTTCATCTCGGTGACGACCGTTCCGGCCGCGGGCGATCTCGCGTTGTCGACGGCGTTGTGGGCGCCGGGTCAGATCGGCGGCGCGGCGGCCCAGCTCGGGATCAACCTGGCGGGGATGACGGCGGCCGGCGTCGTGACGCTCGTGCTGCAGCGGACGATCTGGCGGGAGTACCTGCGGCGTAAGGGGGCCGGGCGCGGGGTTGAGGCTTGA
- a CDS encoding S8 family serine peptidase has translation MPRLRSVVPRVSLVVAVLITGLPWTAGAATVPPAGAVPPAVVEPSATVTLLTGDKVVVDGSDVRIEPKVQGTAFSVRRDAGRVTVIPSTVADLVPSVLDPALFDVTGLVEMRYDDAHRADLPVITANAGLGLRSARQLTSINATAGTIAKNSQPTLGRSTGKIWLDRKLAATSVASPSTSTSDSYLEQVQAPAAWARGLDGRGVKVAVLDTGVDSGHPALAGKVAAAEDFTASAQEDHAGRASAEDDNGHGTHVASLVVGSGAGSDGARRGIAPAAELSSGKVLAADGFGQESWVIAGMEWAAAQGADLVNLSLSSTPGDGDDLVSTALDRLTASYGTLFVAAAGNRGNFGATPYTIGSPGIAASALTVGAVDAADRQANFSSEGPTKGTYRLKPDLAAPGVNIPGAKAGARDGELYVPMSGTSQATPLVTGAAALLLQEHPSKTWQQLKTAVVASTAPAGAGWTLGNGRLDLARQSTLSTDLASLDFAYLRHPDKQPRSQVVTVTNSGTAPVTLPVTDVERSPSSVTAPADAVTAEPPTLTIPAGSSASTRITVDPALLPDDRWEGTVSLGDLRLALGLYDEPPRYDLTVKVLDRNGTPYAGGKVTAFDYVTGNSNNLTLDAQGTAKVRLAPGRWSLLSAVTTGSTFSLAGTAELTITGDTSYLIDARRAQGLRAPAIEGQPTRLTESAVSVSRHADSRGVSDFYFFTPEQIAAGTVFIQPTTKLTGTGSFEASNRWRLEPTGPSTTAAYELLLVKDHFPLASKLTRQDVARMARVDNTFGSVSGTGRQVVTRAWATKESRVGWVSRRPVQVPSRQFELLTADPGALWNQCLTAATGTDLCDRENLPFPSRARVDRSFGLTLHPTMFVASHSQTSMFADVGLGDAFHRSKPPASAYKERRIALSRNGIPVGEAAAGSAYFPVPRASARFRLEQSWTLDPAIFPTADKASTIWNYTSAAPDPTKATGVPPALLQVGYDATVDGFGRAPAWRPLTIDLLVDHLTGSTASRVTGAKLWYSADNGRRWTQALVVPVAGKYTALVPPWSVLPGKTLSLRAVATDAAGGSINQTVLNAIPVT, from the coding sequence GTGCCACGCCTCCGCTCCGTCGTCCCGCGTGTTTCCCTGGTCGTCGCCGTGCTCATCACCGGTCTCCCCTGGACCGCGGGCGCGGCGACAGTTCCCCCGGCCGGCGCCGTCCCGCCGGCCGTGGTGGAACCCTCCGCGACGGTCACGCTGCTCACCGGCGACAAGGTGGTGGTCGACGGGTCCGACGTCCGGATCGAGCCGAAAGTTCAGGGCACCGCGTTCTCCGTACGCCGCGACGCCGGCCGCGTGACGGTGATCCCGTCGACGGTCGCCGACCTGGTCCCCTCGGTCCTCGACCCGGCGCTGTTCGACGTCACCGGCCTGGTCGAGATGCGGTACGACGACGCGCACCGGGCCGATCTGCCGGTGATCACGGCGAACGCCGGCCTCGGTCTGCGGTCGGCTCGTCAGTTGACCAGCATCAACGCCACGGCCGGAACGATCGCCAAGAACAGCCAACCCACTCTCGGTCGTTCGACCGGCAAGATCTGGCTCGACCGCAAGCTCGCGGCGACCTCGGTGGCCTCACCCTCTACCTCAACGTCAGATTCGTACCTCGAGCAGGTGCAGGCGCCGGCGGCCTGGGCTCGCGGGCTCGACGGACGGGGGGTGAAGGTCGCCGTACTCGATACCGGTGTCGACTCGGGTCATCCCGCGCTGGCCGGCAAGGTCGCGGCGGCCGAGGACTTCACCGCAAGCGCCCAGGAGGACCACGCCGGCCGCGCGAGCGCCGAGGACGACAACGGCCACGGCACGCACGTTGCCTCGCTCGTCGTCGGCAGCGGCGCGGGCTCCGACGGCGCTCGCCGAGGGATCGCCCCGGCCGCCGAGCTGAGCTCGGGCAAGGTGCTCGCCGCGGACGGTTTCGGGCAGGAGTCGTGGGTGATCGCCGGTATGGAGTGGGCTGCGGCTCAAGGGGCCGATCTGGTCAACCTCAGCCTCAGCTCGACCCCTGGTGACGGCGACGACCTGGTCTCGACGGCGCTGGACCGGCTGACCGCGTCGTACGGCACGCTGTTCGTCGCGGCCGCTGGTAACCGCGGCAACTTCGGTGCGACGCCGTACACGATCGGCAGCCCGGGCATCGCGGCCTCGGCGCTGACCGTGGGAGCCGTCGACGCCGCCGATCGGCAGGCGAACTTCTCCAGCGAGGGTCCCACCAAGGGCACGTACCGGCTGAAGCCCGACCTCGCCGCACCCGGCGTCAACATCCCTGGCGCGAAGGCCGGGGCTCGCGACGGCGAGCTGTACGTGCCGATGTCCGGTACGTCCCAGGCAACGCCGCTGGTCACCGGCGCCGCCGCGCTCCTGCTTCAGGAGCATCCCTCGAAGACCTGGCAGCAGCTCAAGACCGCCGTCGTCGCCTCGACCGCTCCGGCCGGTGCCGGCTGGACCCTCGGCAACGGCCGGCTCGACCTCGCCCGCCAGTCGACGCTGTCGACGGATCTCGCGTCGCTCGACTTCGCCTACCTCCGCCACCCGGACAAGCAGCCGCGCAGCCAGGTCGTCACCGTCACCAACTCCGGCACGGCACCCGTCACGCTCCCCGTCACCGATGTCGAACGCAGCCCCTCGTCGGTTACTGCTCCAGCCGACGCCGTGACGGCCGAGCCGCCGACCCTGACGATCCCTGCCGGCAGTTCCGCCTCGACCCGGATCACGGTCGACCCGGCGCTGCTCCCCGACGACCGCTGGGAAGGCACTGTCTCCCTCGGCGACCTCCGCCTCGCCCTCGGCCTGTACGACGAACCGCCGCGCTACGACCTGACCGTCAAGGTCCTCGACCGCAACGGCACCCCGTACGCCGGCGGCAAGGTCACCGCCTTCGACTACGTCACCGGCAACTCGAACAACCTGACCCTCGACGCCCAAGGAACAGCGAAGGTCCGCCTTGCGCCCGGCCGCTGGAGCCTCCTGTCAGCCGTCACCACCGGCAGCACCTTCTCTTTGGCGGGCACCGCAGAGCTGACGATCACCGGTGACACCTCCTACCTCATCGACGCCCGACGAGCCCAAGGACTGCGCGCGCCGGCCATCGAGGGACAACCGACCCGGCTGACCGAATCCGCGGTGAGCGTCTCTCGCCATGCCGACAGTCGCGGCGTCAGCGACTTCTACTTCTTCACCCCCGAGCAGATCGCCGCCGGCACCGTCTTCATCCAGCCGACCACGAAGCTCACCGGCACCGGCTCGTTCGAAGCCTCCAACCGCTGGCGCCTCGAACCCACCGGTCCCAGCACCACAGCGGCGTACGAACTGCTCCTGGTGAAGGACCACTTCCCCCTCGCCTCGAAACTCACCCGTCAGGACGTCGCCCGGATGGCCCGCGTCGACAACACCTTCGGCTCCGTCTCCGGCACCGGCCGGCAAGTGGTCACGCGCGCCTGGGCCACCAAGGAGTCGCGCGTCGGCTGGGTCAGCCGCCGACCGGTCCAGGTCCCGTCACGCCAGTTCGAGCTCCTGACTGCCGACCCCGGCGCCCTCTGGAATCAGTGCCTGACCGCCGCCACCGGCACCGACCTGTGCGACCGCGAGAACCTCCCGTTCCCCAGCAGGGCTCGCGTCGACCGAAGCTTCGGACTCACGCTGCACCCGACGATGTTCGTCGCCTCGCACTCGCAGACCTCGATGTTCGCCGACGTCGGCCTGGGCGACGCCTTCCACCGCAGCAAGCCCCCGGCGTCGGCGTACAAGGAGCGCCGGATCGCGCTGTCTCGCAACGGCATTCCGGTCGGTGAGGCCGCCGCCGGGTCGGCGTACTTCCCCGTTCCGCGCGCATCAGCACGCTTCCGCCTGGAACAGAGCTGGACCCTCGACCCCGCGATCTTCCCGACCGCGGACAAGGCGTCGACGATCTGGAACTACACGTCCGCGGCCCCCGATCCCACCAAGGCCACCGGCGTACCGCCCGCTCTCCTGCAGGTCGGGTACGACGCGACCGTCGACGGCTTCGGCCGCGCTCCTGCGTGGAGACCGCTCACGATCGACTTGCTCGTCGATCACCTCACCGGCTCGACCGCATCCCGGGTCACCGGCGCGAAGCTCTGGTACTCCGCCGACAACGGTCGCCGCTGGACGCAGGCGCTCGTCGTACCGGTCGCCGGGAAGTACACGGCACTGGTCCCGCCGTGGTCCGTCCTGCCCGGGAAAACGTTGTCGCTTCGAGCTGTTGCGACCGACGCGGCCGGTGGCAGCATCAACCAGACCGTGCTGAACGCGATCCCGGTCACCTGA